In Bythopirellula goksoeyrii, a single window of DNA contains:
- a CDS encoding ATP-binding protein, with protein MSKTLTEIAQQLKEADKKVQLIYAFNGTGKTRLSREFKDLIAPKNDTDEEEAGLSRDKILYYNAFTEDLFHWDNDLEEDIEKKLRIQPNTFTDWILLEQGQDQNVVANFQRLTNKQLTPSFNQHYRVVDGRRTYHIRDVTFSIETGDEDGTESIKISKGEESVFVWSVFYTILEEVVDVLSVPEAGDRGTNQFDNLEYVFIDDPVSSLDDSHLIELAQRLAALIKLSPQDGPKFVITTHNPLFFNVLFNAIKKGLKYRLTYNEDGTFSLEPLRTDSPFSYHLHLLEKLRLASEQNGFEKYHYNFLRNILEKTSTFLGYDDWADLLPRTAEGTSDPYLKRIIDISSHSKHSGYELSELSQDDKRVLKFLLTDAANKQYVFPEKYRMALEEDHPNG; from the coding sequence ATGAGCAAGACCCTGACAGAAATCGCACAGCAGCTCAAGGAAGCCGATAAAAAGGTGCAGTTGATCTACGCCTTCAATGGAACGGGCAAAACCCGCTTGTCACGGGAGTTTAAGGACCTGATCGCCCCTAAAAACGATACCGACGAGGAAGAAGCCGGACTCTCGCGGGATAAGATCCTCTACTACAACGCGTTCACCGAAGATCTGTTCCACTGGGACAATGACCTAGAGGAAGATATTGAGAAAAAATTACGCATCCAGCCGAATACGTTTACCGACTGGATTTTACTAGAACAGGGACAAGACCAAAATGTTGTCGCAAACTTTCAACGCCTGACTAATAAACAGTTAACACCGTCTTTCAACCAACATTATCGGGTCGTTGATGGCAGACGTACTTACCATATCAGAGATGTGACCTTCTCGATCGAAACCGGCGATGAAGATGGCACTGAGAGCATTAAGATTTCCAAAGGCGAAGAGAGTGTTTTTGTCTGGAGCGTTTTTTACACAATACTTGAAGAAGTGGTTGATGTGCTAAGCGTTCCGGAGGCTGGCGATCGCGGCACCAATCAATTCGATAATTTGGAATATGTATTTATTGACGACCCGGTAAGTTCGCTTGACGACAGTCACCTGATTGAGCTGGCGCAACGATTAGCGGCCCTGATTAAATTGTCTCCGCAAGACGGTCCGAAGTTTGTCATCACGACTCACAATCCACTTTTCTTTAACGTGTTGTTCAATGCAATTAAGAAGGGGCTCAAGTATCGGTTGACATATAATGAAGACGGTACTTTTTCTCTTGAACCTCTGAGAACTGACAGCCCATTTTCTTATCATCTACATTTGCTGGAGAAGCTTAGGCTCGCCTCGGAGCAAAACGGTTTTGAAAAGTACCACTACAATTTTTTGAGAAACATCCTCGAAAAGACTTCTACCTTTCTTGGGTATGACGATTGGGCAGACTTGCTTCCAAGGACGGCTGAGGGAACAAGCGACCCTTATCTGAAACGTATTATCGATATTTCGAGCCACTCGAAACATTCGGGATATGAGCTGTCCGAGCTATCGCAAGATGACAAGCGGGTCTTGAAATTCCTTCTGACTGACGCAGCAAACAAGCAGTACGTATTTCCAGAAAAGTACAGAATGGCTTTGGAGGAAGATCATCCCAATGGCTGA
- a CDS encoding arylsulfatase, protein MLKRIVLTLTYFASFLAIQLFTGAYADEVLPRPEEPFTGKIGLTYKDSEAVKPKLKIPQNFGIEDAPNILIVLIDDCGFGQMGTFGGAIPTPTLDRVADNGLRYNRFHTTALCSPTRAALLTGRNHHSVASGVIGEAGTGFPGYSGIIPASATTFAEVLREYGYMNAWFGKNHNVPDWETSIVGPFDRWSGGLGFDYFYGFVGGDTDQFHPALVENKKRIEPPKTNEDGSPYHFTTDIADHAIRMMRASKAVAPQRPFFVYFSTGATHAPHQVPADWVDKFKGQFDGGWDKYREETFARQKKLGVVPQDAKLTPRPDSLPAWDSLPENERKIYARMMEVFAAFTAHTDYEAGRVINAIEEMGELDNTLIFYIAGDNGSSAEGGLNGLLNEMTFFNAIPEPLEMKLASLKTLGSEKHYNHFPAAWAWAMDTPFQWTKQIASHFGGTRNGMAISWPKRIKAHGEIRDQFHHAIDIAPTILEAVGVEMPAQFNGVAQKPVEGISMMYTFDDADAKDRRTLQYFEMLGNQGIYHDGWMASAIRGIPWYSEPVPGDLLNMPWELYHIDEDFAQANDLAKDNPEKLDEMVKHFFAEAARYNVLPLDDRKTERLDVANRPSLTEGRKSFTYPNLLRLPEGAAPDLKHRSHSITAKVVIPEGGADGMLFTQGGRFAGYGLYVLDGKLVYDYNLVGVDQYTVKSDEAIPTGEVTLKAVYVTDADKPFAGADVTLYANDKKVGEGRVEKSIPNRVTLDETMDFGFDTGTPVAEGYKMPFKFKGKLNAVTIELD, encoded by the coding sequence ATGCTCAAAAGAATCGTACTTACACTCACCTACTTCGCTTCATTTCTGGCGATTCAATTGTTCACAGGAGCCTACGCCGACGAAGTCCTGCCTCGTCCCGAAGAGCCGTTTACTGGTAAGATTGGCCTGACCTATAAAGATTCGGAAGCCGTCAAACCGAAACTCAAGATTCCCCAGAACTTTGGCATCGAAGACGCCCCGAATATCCTGATCGTACTCATTGACGATTGCGGATTCGGTCAAATGGGAACCTTCGGTGGAGCCATCCCTACTCCCACGCTCGATCGCGTGGCAGACAATGGCCTACGCTATAATCGTTTTCATACCACCGCCCTTTGTTCGCCAACGCGAGCAGCGCTGCTCACCGGACGCAACCACCACTCGGTAGCAAGCGGTGTCATCGGCGAGGCCGGCACGGGCTTTCCTGGTTACTCGGGGATCATTCCAGCCTCAGCTACCACGTTCGCCGAGGTGTTGCGAGAATATGGCTACATGAATGCCTGGTTTGGCAAGAATCACAACGTGCCCGACTGGGAAACGAGCATCGTTGGTCCCTTCGATCGCTGGTCTGGTGGACTCGGGTTTGACTACTTCTATGGTTTTGTCGGTGGCGATACCGATCAATTCCACCCAGCGTTGGTCGAGAACAAGAAGCGGATCGAACCTCCCAAGACGAATGAGGATGGCTCGCCTTATCACTTTACGACCGACATTGCCGATCACGCGATTCGCATGATGCGTGCCAGCAAGGCAGTCGCTCCCCAGCGGCCTTTCTTTGTTTATTTTTCAACCGGGGCGACGCATGCTCCGCATCAAGTCCCTGCAGATTGGGTGGATAAATTCAAAGGGCAGTTTGACGGCGGCTGGGACAAGTACCGCGAGGAGACATTTGCCCGGCAAAAGAAACTAGGGGTCGTGCCGCAAGATGCCAAGCTCACCCCGCGACCCGATTCCCTGCCTGCCTGGGACTCGCTTCCCGAGAACGAGCGGAAAATCTACGCCCGCATGATGGAGGTCTTTGCTGCATTCACGGCCCACACAGACTATGAGGCGGGGCGAGTCATCAACGCCATCGAAGAGATGGGCGAACTCGACAATACGCTGATCTTCTACATCGCTGGCGACAATGGATCCAGCGCCGAGGGCGGACTCAATGGCCTGTTGAATGAAATGACCTTCTTCAACGCGATTCCCGAGCCTTTGGAAATGAAACTCGCCTCGCTCAAAACGTTAGGCAGCGAAAAACACTACAACCATTTTCCTGCCGCTTGGGCCTGGGCCATGGACACCCCTTTCCAGTGGACCAAGCAGATTGCCAGCCACTTCGGTGGTACCCGCAACGGCATGGCCATTTCCTGGCCAAAGCGCATCAAAGCCCACGGCGAAATTCGCGATCAATTTCACCATGCGATCGACATTGCCCCCACGATTCTCGAGGCGGTGGGCGTCGAAATGCCTGCCCAGTTCAATGGCGTGGCCCAGAAGCCGGTTGAGGGGATCAGCATGATGTATACCTTCGATGACGCAGATGCCAAGGACCGTCGCACGTTGCAATACTTCGAGATGCTTGGCAATCAAGGCATCTACCATGATGGTTGGATGGCCAGCGCGATTCGAGGAATCCCCTGGTACAGTGAACCAGTACCCGGGGACCTCTTGAACATGCCCTGGGAGCTGTACCACATCGACGAAGACTTTGCTCAGGCCAATGACCTCGCGAAGGACAATCCTGAGAAACTCGATGAGATGGTAAAACACTTCTTCGCTGAGGCGGCCAGATACAACGTGCTGCCGCTCGACGATCGCAAGACCGAGCGGCTCGACGTCGCCAATCGGCCCAGCCTCACGGAAGGACGCAAAAGCTTTACCTATCCCAACCTTCTTCGACTCCCCGAAGGTGCCGCACCCGACCTCAAGCATCGCAGTCATTCTATTACTGCCAAGGTGGTTATTCCTGAAGGAGGAGCGGACGGAATGCTCTTTACCCAGGGAGGACGGTTCGCCGGCTATGGTTTGTATGTGCTCGATGGCAAGCTGGTCTACGATTACAACCTCGTCGGCGTGGACCAGTACACCGTCAAGTCAGACGAAGCGATACCCACCGGCGAGGTTACGCTTAAAGCCGTCTATGTGACAGATGCCGATAAGCCATTCGCAGGTGCGGATGTGACGCTCTATGCCAACGACAAGAAAGTAGGCGAAGGAAGAGTTGAAAAGAGCATCCCCAACCGCGTGACGCTCGACGAAACGATGGACTTCGGTTTCGACACCGGTACACCCGTCGCGGAGGGATATAAAATGCCTTTTAAGTTCAAGGGGAAGTTGAACGCGGTAACGATTGAGTTAGATTAG
- a CDS encoding dicarboxylate/amino acid:cation symporter: MPESNKSKNHRHSTLYIVGAIVLAVVLAIVGPALFGESLRPVVGLLEVGGEVFLRMLQMVVVPLVMASVMSGILGLGDVRKLGRPGAYAVSYYLSTTILAVVTGLIVVNIVNPGRGIDPALVEDARKEGEQTLAHAAGRNERQRFEWHNVTGDRSATAGESKNVSIPAKGVWGVRISIDQVGQAETPARALVQWSEDGNEFDELPDGEFVAGTETGIYTTNPAIPVSEKVRFVRIDFQPQEGGTHSIVEAYLVPGAPSIGAIFRNLVLMLFTNNLLGSMVEINLLPLIIFSIAFGAMLTTLGSRAETITSLVLSINDALMNFILLLMKLAPLGIFCLVAARFARAQLDGQFLTLLKTQAWYMTSVIVGLSIHAVFTLSFLLWFFTRRSPWTFFVQMSQAILTAFSTSSSTATLPVTMECAEKNAGVSSRSTEFVLPLGATINMDGTALYEAAAAIFIAQAYALTDPSFVLTFDKQVVIAITATLAAIGAAGIPEAGLVTMLIVLNAVGLPLELIGLILPIDWLLDRFRTAVNTYGDSVGAAIVDKSFTS; encoded by the coding sequence ATGCCAGAGAGCAACAAATCGAAGAATCATCGGCATTCCACGCTCTACATTGTTGGCGCGATCGTCTTAGCAGTCGTTCTGGCGATCGTCGGCCCCGCACTCTTCGGAGAGAGTCTTCGACCTGTTGTTGGTCTGCTTGAGGTCGGGGGGGAAGTCTTCTTGAGGATGTTGCAGATGGTGGTCGTCCCGTTGGTGATGGCCAGCGTGATGAGTGGCATCTTGGGATTAGGCGATGTCCGCAAACTCGGTCGACCTGGAGCCTATGCGGTTTCTTATTATCTAAGCACTACGATATTGGCTGTTGTTACCGGACTGATTGTCGTCAATATCGTAAATCCAGGCCGCGGGATTGATCCTGCCTTGGTGGAAGATGCCCGAAAAGAGGGCGAGCAGACACTTGCTCATGCCGCAGGTCGCAACGAAAGACAAAGATTCGAGTGGCACAATGTCACTGGCGATCGTTCGGCAACTGCCGGAGAAAGTAAAAACGTTTCGATACCAGCGAAGGGAGTCTGGGGTGTACGCATCTCAATCGATCAAGTGGGGCAAGCGGAGACACCAGCTCGGGCACTTGTGCAGTGGAGCGAGGATGGCAACGAATTTGACGAGTTGCCCGACGGTGAATTCGTTGCCGGCACGGAAACGGGCATCTACACTACCAATCCAGCTATCCCCGTGTCGGAAAAGGTGCGATTCGTAAGAATCGATTTTCAGCCACAAGAAGGGGGAACTCATAGTATTGTTGAAGCTTATTTAGTCCCGGGGGCACCCTCTATTGGTGCCATCTTTCGGAACCTTGTGTTAATGTTATTCACTAACAATCTGCTAGGTTCCATGGTTGAAATCAACCTCTTGCCGTTAATCATATTTAGCATTGCGTTTGGGGCGATGCTCACCACGCTTGGTAGCAGAGCGGAGACGATCACTAGTCTTGTCTTGAGTATCAACGATGCCTTGATGAACTTCATCTTGTTGCTGATGAAACTGGCACCCTTGGGAATCTTTTGCCTGGTGGCCGCGCGATTTGCCAGAGCACAACTAGACGGACAGTTTCTTACTTTGCTCAAGACGCAAGCTTGGTACATGACCAGCGTGATCGTTGGACTAAGCATTCATGCTGTATTTACTTTATCCTTCCTGCTGTGGTTCTTCACTCGGCGAAGTCCATGGACATTCTTTGTACAGATGTCACAGGCCATCTTGACGGCCTTCTCGACATCCAGCTCGACGGCGACTTTGCCCGTCACGATGGAATGCGCGGAGAAGAATGCCGGGGTGTCCTCACGCTCAACGGAGTTTGTGTTGCCATTGGGAGCAACGATCAACATGGATGGCACGGCTCTCTACGAAGCAGCGGCAGCCATTTTCATTGCTCAGGCTTATGCTCTCACCGACCCCTCGTTTGTGCTCACTTTCGACAAGCAAGTGGTGATCGCGATAACCGCCACGCTGGCAGCAATTGGAGCAGCTGGTATTCCCGAAGCAGGCTTGGTAACGATGCTCATTGTACTCAATGCGGTCGGTTTGCCCTTGGAACTAATCGGATTGATACTCCCCATCGACTGGTTACTTGATCGCTTTCGCACAGCAGTCAACACTTATGGTGACTCGGTAGGAGCAGCGATTGTCGATAAGAGTTTTACATCTTGA
- a CDS encoding TAXI family TRAP transporter solute-binding subunit produces MVQPLSRILRKWFAWLMAGVLVASLVTWFFLRDTLPPVIRIGTAMEGGLYFEEGERVADEMRKRTSHEIQVIPTSGSLDNRARLRDGEIDVAIVQAGSVSLEGLAIVTPLHRDVVHLIVRRELLLTPDEELHVDSVRDLAGKTIIIGVAGSGIQKSALDVLEHYDLTQRADLREVHFTELLRDVSSEYDAAIVTSGLENEDLRKVLATGEFDLLPLDAEALNMRFRHFETYEIPKNLWPPVPRQTVPTVTASAWVVVNEDASSALVKLLLNSIFEEGLLTHFSTLFSPQQARELSPAQLHPVTRRYHDPFGQYGVLHSVLEGLAAGKELLFACGAAIYLIWDRWRRLKEKESQEQIRLQKERLDSYLERTLDIERQQMHVTDPDKLQKFLDDVTEIKLQALGNLTHEDLRGDRTFSIFLMQCANLISKIQMRIINYTRNL; encoded by the coding sequence ATGGTGCAACCACTATCACGTATCTTACGTAAATGGTTTGCTTGGCTAATGGCCGGGGTCTTGGTGGCCTCACTCGTGACCTGGTTTTTCTTGCGAGACACTCTGCCACCTGTGATCCGAATCGGAACTGCCATGGAAGGTGGTTTGTACTTCGAAGAAGGTGAACGTGTGGCGGACGAAATGCGCAAACGCACCAGCCACGAGATTCAGGTCATTCCCACCTCAGGTTCTCTAGACAATCGTGCTCGGCTGCGTGACGGCGAGATCGATGTCGCGATCGTACAAGCAGGGTCCGTTTCATTAGAAGGTCTCGCGATTGTTACTCCCTTGCATCGTGATGTAGTGCACCTAATTGTACGCAGGGAGCTTCTGCTTACACCGGATGAAGAGCTGCACGTTGATTCAGTTCGTGACCTGGCAGGGAAGACGATCATCATCGGCGTTGCTGGATCGGGCATTCAGAAAAGCGCTCTCGACGTGCTAGAGCATTACGACTTGACTCAGCGTGCCGATCTTCGAGAAGTGCATTTCACGGAATTATTGCGCGATGTATCAAGTGAATACGACGCTGCGATCGTCACTTCAGGGCTAGAAAACGAAGACTTAAGAAAAGTCTTAGCTACGGGGGAATTCGATCTCTTGCCTTTGGACGCAGAGGCTTTGAACATGCGTTTTCGCCATTTCGAAACCTATGAAATCCCAAAGAACTTGTGGCCACCCGTGCCTCGACAGACGGTGCCAACTGTGACCGCGTCAGCATGGGTAGTGGTCAACGAGGATGCTTCGTCAGCTCTCGTAAAGTTGTTGCTAAACTCGATATTTGAGGAAGGTCTGCTGACTCACTTTTCGACCTTGTTCTCTCCGCAACAGGCGCGAGAACTCTCTCCTGCCCAACTGCATCCAGTAACGAGACGCTATCACGATCCATTTGGACAATATGGAGTATTGCATTCTGTGTTGGAAGGACTGGCAGCGGGCAAGGAGTTATTATTCGCTTGCGGAGCGGCCATCTACCTGATCTGGGATCGTTGGCGCCGACTAAAGGAAAAAGAAAGTCAGGAACAGATCCGTCTCCAGAAAGAGCGTCTCGATTCCTATCTCGAGAGAACGCTCGATATAGAACGCCAACAAATGCACGTTACCGATCCGGATAAACTACAGAAATTCCTGGATGATGTCACAGAGATTAAGCTCCAGGCCTTGGGTAACTTAACTCACGAGGATCTCAGGGGTGACCGCACTTTTTCGATCTTTCTCATGCAATGCGCGAACCTGATAAGCAAGATACAGATGAGAATCATCAATTACACGAGAAATCTGTGA
- a CDS encoding type I restriction endonuclease subunit R produces the protein MAEQTKTIAESNSFIILEKYTREWTAAESYQSEADLERELIVDLQNQGYEFRTDLKSQETLLANVRVQLQALNGVELSDDEWQRFVKTYLDKPSESIVDKTRKIHDDYIHDFVFDDGHIQNIYLLDKKNRTRNKLQVIQQIEQTGSHANRYDVTILVNGLPLVQVELKKRGVAIREAFNQVHRYSKESFNSEHSLYKFLQLFVISNGTDTRYFANTTQRDKNSFDFTMNWAKADNSLLKDLKDFTATFFQKNTLLEVLLKYSVFDVSNTLLVMRPYQIAATERIMWKTNSSYTAKSWSKPESGGYVWHTTGSGKTLTSFKAARLATELDFVDKVFFVVDRKDLDYQTMKEYQRFSPDSVNGSDSTAGLKRNLGKDDNKIVVTTIQKLNNLMKSESDLPIYEKQVVFIFDECHRSQFGEAQKNLKRKFKRYYQFGFTGTPIFPQNALSAETTASVFGRELHSYVITDAIRDEKVLKFKVDYNDVRPQFKDIETEQDEKKLTAAENRQALLHSDRIREISQYILTHYRQKTHRLRASGTGFNAMFAVSSVDAAKLFYEKLNELQADSDRPLKIATIFSFAANEEQDAVGDIQDESFNVSAMNSSAKEFLDAAIADYNAYFKTSFSVDSNGFQNYYRDLAKRVKSQDIDLLIVVGMFLTGFDAPTLNTLFVDKNLRYHGLIQAFSRTNRIYDATKTFGNVVTFRDLEKATVDAITLFGDSNTKNVVLEKSYKEYMEGFTDVVTGQARRGYKEVVAELEERFPNPDDIVREKDRKDFVKLFGEYLRVENILQNFDEFASLKALKDIDIDDQEQVEAFKEEHYLSDEDLEPLQSIDVPPDRKVQDYRSTYNDIRDWLRREKTSNENEQSTVDWAEVVFEVDLLKSQEINLDYILELIFEHNKKTKNKANLVEEVRRLIRASVGNRAKESLVVDFINQAKLDEIPDKSGVIEAFFGFARVEQQREAGELIADENLNIDAAKRYLSTSLRREFASENGTELNAILPKMSPLNPEYLTKKQSVFQKVAAFVEKFKGVGGDI, from the coding sequence ATGGCTGAGCAGACAAAAACCATCGCCGAATCGAATAGCTTCATCATCCTGGAGAAATACACCCGGGAATGGACGGCAGCCGAAAGCTACCAAAGCGAAGCGGACTTGGAACGAGAGCTTATTGTCGATTTACAGAACCAGGGCTATGAATTCCGGACCGACTTGAAATCTCAAGAGACGTTGCTTGCTAATGTGCGAGTTCAACTGCAGGCACTAAATGGCGTGGAGCTCTCCGATGATGAATGGCAGCGGTTCGTGAAAACCTATCTGGATAAGCCCAGCGAAAGCATCGTCGACAAGACTCGCAAAATCCACGATGACTATATCCACGATTTCGTCTTCGACGATGGCCATATCCAAAACATCTACTTGCTGGATAAGAAGAACCGGACTCGCAACAAGCTGCAAGTGATCCAGCAGATCGAGCAGACTGGCAGCCATGCCAATCGATACGACGTCACGATTCTGGTAAACGGGCTGCCCCTAGTGCAGGTGGAGCTAAAGAAACGTGGCGTGGCGATTCGCGAGGCATTTAACCAGGTGCATCGCTATAGCAAGGAGAGCTTTAACAGCGAGCATTCTCTGTATAAGTTTCTTCAGCTGTTCGTCATTTCCAACGGCACCGATACACGCTATTTCGCCAACACCACGCAACGCGACAAGAACAGTTTTGACTTCACCATGAACTGGGCGAAAGCAGATAATAGCCTGCTTAAGGATTTGAAGGATTTTACCGCGACCTTCTTTCAAAAGAACACGTTGCTAGAGGTACTGCTGAAGTACTCGGTCTTTGATGTCAGCAACACGCTGCTTGTGATGCGGCCCTACCAAATCGCCGCTACCGAGCGGATCATGTGGAAAACCAACAGTTCGTATACTGCTAAAAGCTGGAGCAAGCCGGAAAGCGGGGGCTATGTCTGGCATACGACCGGTTCAGGCAAAACGCTGACAAGCTTCAAAGCGGCCCGATTGGCAACGGAGCTGGACTTTGTCGACAAAGTGTTTTTTGTGGTGGACCGGAAAGACCTGGACTACCAGACGATGAAGGAGTATCAGCGTTTTTCTCCCGACAGCGTCAACGGCTCCGACAGCACGGCAGGGCTCAAACGCAACTTGGGCAAGGACGACAACAAGATCGTCGTGACAACGATTCAGAAGCTCAATAACTTGATGAAGAGCGAATCCGACCTGCCGATTTACGAAAAGCAAGTCGTCTTTATCTTTGACGAGTGCCATCGCAGTCAATTTGGTGAAGCACAAAAGAATCTCAAGAGGAAGTTCAAGCGATATTATCAGTTCGGCTTTACTGGCACCCCGATCTTTCCGCAGAACGCCCTTTCCGCTGAAACGACCGCCAGCGTGTTTGGCCGCGAATTGCATTCCTACGTGATCACCGACGCGATTCGCGACGAGAAGGTGCTCAAGTTCAAAGTGGATTACAACGACGTCCGTCCTCAGTTTAAGGATATTGAAACTGAACAAGACGAGAAAAAACTAACCGCCGCCGAGAACCGTCAGGCTCTATTGCATTCGGATCGCATTCGAGAGATTTCGCAATACATCCTGACCCATTACCGGCAGAAAACGCATCGCTTGCGGGCGAGCGGGACCGGCTTCAACGCGATGTTCGCCGTTAGCAGCGTGGATGCCGCGAAGCTGTTTTACGAAAAGCTGAACGAACTTCAAGCTGATAGTGACAGACCACTGAAAATCGCCACCATCTTTTCGTTTGCCGCTAACGAAGAGCAGGATGCTGTGGGGGATATTCAGGACGAGAGCTTCAACGTGTCGGCGATGAACAGCAGTGCGAAGGAGTTCTTAGACGCGGCGATTGCCGACTACAACGCCTACTTCAAAACGAGCTTCAGCGTAGATAGCAACGGCTTTCAGAATTACTATCGCGACTTGGCCAAGCGTGTGAAGTCGCAAGACATCGATTTGCTGATCGTGGTGGGGATGTTCCTAACGGGTTTCGATGCACCGACGCTAAACACGCTATTCGTAGACAAGAACCTCCGTTATCACGGACTTATTCAAGCGTTTTCACGAACAAATCGCATTTATGACGCCACCAAGACGTTCGGAAACGTTGTTACTTTCCGCGATTTAGAGAAGGCCACCGTCGATGCGATCACGCTCTTTGGCGACAGCAACACGAAGAACGTGGTGCTTGAAAAGAGCTACAAGGAATACATGGAAGGCTTCACTGATGTCGTCACCGGCCAAGCCCGGCGTGGCTACAAGGAAGTCGTAGCAGAGTTGGAAGAACGATTTCCTAATCCGGACGATATCGTTCGGGAGAAAGACAGGAAAGACTTCGTGAAGCTGTTCGGCGAGTATTTACGGGTTGAAAATATCCTGCAAAACTTCGATGAATTTGCAAGCCTGAAAGCCCTGAAAGACATTGACATCGATGATCAAGAGCAAGTCGAAGCATTCAAGGAAGAGCATTACCTAAGCGATGAAGACCTGGAGCCGTTGCAGAGCATCGACGTACCGCCTGATCGCAAGGTTCAAGATTACCGATCGACGTACAACGACATTCGAGACTGGTTACGGCGTGAAAAAACGAGCAATGAAAATGAGCAATCGACTGTCGATTGGGCAGAGGTGGTGTTCGAGGTCGATTTGCTGAAGTCGCAAGAGATCAATCTGGATTACATCCTAGAGCTGATCTTCGAGCACAACAAGAAGACCAAGAATAAAGCGAATTTGGTTGAGGAAGTGCGTCGACTGATTCGTGCCAGTGTTGGCAATCGCGCCAAGGAAAGTTTGGTGGTTGACTTTATTAACCAAGCAAAACTGGATGAAATCCCAGACAAATCCGGTGTGATCGAAGCTTTTTTTGGTTTTGCACGGGTCGAGCAACAGCGAGAAGCTGGAGAGCTGATCGCTGACGAAAACCTCAACATAGACGCGGCCAAGCGGTATCTCAGCACATCACTACGGCGAGAGTTTGCTAGCGAGAATGGCACCGAGCTCAATGCCATTCTTCCCAAAATGAGTCCGCTTAATCCGGAGTATCTGACGAAGAAGCAGAGCGTGTTTCAGAAGGTCGCTGCGTTTGTGGAGAAGTTTAAAGGGGTAGGCGGGGACATTTGA
- a CDS encoding serine hydrolase domain-containing protein, with protein sequence MRTFILYKRSRILLVVIALSIVGTACFGYVNAKELSNLAPAAEASAQTSDQVPQGNDKTKVQLAELITDLRNEKNLVGLAAMVVVDGQVVASAVDGERKLGSGVPLTIDDRWHLGSITKSITATMIARLVESGKLNWSDTVGECFADAPIHADWKPVTLKQLLTHTAGAPADFSFLVALKQPALGPECTQARREAVLDVLAEEPANTPGEKFLYSNVGFTIAGAMAEIVTGQHWEDLVKQEVVEPFKLTTVGFGPPKSPDDTLDQPRGHKRLLGLKISMSDDADNTPIIGPAGTVHMSLGDLCTYAMEHLRGELGQGKLLSAETYKVLHTPELENYACGWVKQEPGEKIPHKVYWHNGSNTMWYALVVFIPDENKVIAVTSNDGEIAVAASVAWEVVNANAE encoded by the coding sequence ATGCGAACCTTCATCTTGTACAAACGCTCTCGAATCCTGCTTGTTGTCATCGCACTCTCAATAGTGGGGACAGCTTGCTTCGGCTATGTGAATGCCAAGGAGCTTTCAAATCTTGCTCCAGCTGCCGAGGCAAGCGCCCAGACCAGCGATCAAGTTCCGCAAGGCAACGACAAAACGAAGGTTCAACTTGCTGAATTGATCACGGACCTTCGGAACGAGAAGAATCTCGTTGGCCTTGCCGCGATGGTTGTGGTCGATGGGCAAGTCGTTGCTTCTGCGGTCGATGGGGAGCGAAAGCTGGGGAGCGGCGTGCCGCTCACGATCGACGACCGTTGGCACCTGGGATCGATCACTAAATCTATCACGGCCACGATGATCGCGCGCTTGGTCGAGTCGGGGAAGCTGAATTGGTCCGACACGGTTGGTGAGTGTTTTGCTGACGCGCCAATCCATGCGGACTGGAAGCCGGTCACGCTCAAACAACTGCTCACACACACGGCGGGAGCCCCAGCGGATTTCTCTTTTCTGGTGGCACTGAAACAACCCGCGCTCGGGCCCGAATGCACGCAGGCGCGCAGAGAAGCGGTGCTAGATGTTCTTGCTGAAGAACCAGCAAATACACCGGGTGAAAAATTTCTCTATTCCAACGTCGGTTTCACAATTGCAGGTGCCATGGCTGAGATAGTGACTGGCCAGCACTGGGAAGATCTCGTGAAGCAAGAAGTAGTTGAGCCGTTCAAGCTCACGACCGTGGGGTTCGGCCCGCCGAAGAGCCCAGACGATACGCTCGATCAGCCGCGAGGTCACAAGAGGCTGCTTGGTTTGAAAATCTCGATGAGTGACGACGCCGACAATACCCCCATCATCGGCCCGGCTGGCACCGTGCATATGTCGCTCGGAGACCTTTGTACTTACGCGATGGAACACCTGCGTGGTGAGCTTGGCCAGGGCAAACTGCTCTCCGCCGAAACTTACAAAGTCCTCCATACCCCGGAGCTTGAGAATTATGCCTGTGGCTGGGTGAAGCAAGAACCAGGAGAGAAGATCCCGCACAAGGTGTACTGGCACAACGGTTCGAACACGATGTGGTACGCGCTGGTTGTATTTATCCCTGACGAAAACAAGGTGATCGCCGTCACATCAAACGACGGCGAGATTGCAGTCGCAGCCTCAGTCGCTTGGGAAGTCGTCAACGCCAATGCAGAGTAG